The sequence below is a genomic window from Theobroma cacao cultivar B97-61/B2 chromosome 6, Criollo_cocoa_genome_V2, whole genome shotgun sequence.
ATAAGTGATAAATCGTAATTGATAAGATTTGttagattaaattttaatatatattaaaattcacttgaTATTTGAACATATGAAGTTCCAACCATGAATGTTCCTTGCTTTCATGCTGCATCGTAAAGTTCAACATTCAACCTACtctttagataaaaaaaattatgtataaattaatgaaataaatattcgAGTGCAGCAACAAGCttaaacttgacacatgtcttAGATGCACTCTTCCAtgccaaaaaacaaaaacatcacCCACCGTCTGCACCACCACTACTCACCCCTCCCCTGCCACCCTCAAGCGCAAGCACCACCTCTCTTTCAACCATCTCTTCCTCCGCCAACTCCTTCACGCTAAACGACAAAGATTCCCTCCTCATGAAGAACCTCCCCGTGGGTGGAACTCACAAGTTAAGTAACCCTTGGGGCCTACCCGAGCTCCTCCAAACCTACACCGTCATGCTCTGGACCGGGTTATCAACCGGCTCGGAAGTATCCCCTCCTTTCAACACATCGCAGAGCAAAACCCTGGCGCTCCCCACAGGCTTCTCCCTCATGTGACCATGCGCGTATATGTCAACATTCAGAGCGGCCAAGACATCCTTTTCCGGCAGCTTCGCATGGAACTTCACCTTCACCACTTCGTTCCACGAGGGGTTGGTCCCCCCATGCTCGTCCACGTGGGCTTTCGCCACGTGATCATCCTCCACGTAGACGACTGCGTATGTTTTCATTTTGGTCACGTGCTTCACGTTCTTGAGGTCTTGTGCTGAGATTAAGAGAACTTCAATTTCTCTTGGTTGATCTTCCCGTCGTTGGGCTTTTTCCGGCAATCCGGGATGATGCTCACGATGTAGACCTTTTGATTTTGGTAACTGGATCttgcttttcttttgatttgcTAAGCAAACCAACCTTTCAATTTATCCATCCGCTGTTGGGCTCTGGTTTCAGTTTTATGGCCCAAAAAACCCAATTTCGTAAACCCTTTGAGGTGAGAATTTCCTTGGGCCAGAGTCAATTCTCGCCTTTTGTTTAGGTAAATTGGGCCTACTGTTTCTATAATGGACCTATCTTTGGACTTTGGCCCAATATGCATTAAGCTAGAGCTGCTAGTAGCTATAAACAATGATCGACAAATAATACTGAAGAGCTTCCTGAATAAAAATGATCCAGCTGTTGCTGCTAACTGCTGAAGTGTTTCCGCTTccaaaagcaagaaaattaCAATCAAAATGCCAACTAAACCATTGCcaacttaattatttaagcAGATTGTCCTGcttaatttattctttttaggcTACTAACCACGTTACTTACATGTTAAACTATGCCTTAAGATGCCCTTATCATGTCTATTTGTCAATGTAAAGAATCTTCAAGGGTGATTCTCTAACAAGATCCCCCTTTTGTGAATTGGCCAAATTTTTGTCACTGATTAAGGGAGATTGACAACTTCAATTTAGATGGAGTAATCAATATTGAAAGACTTAAGAAGATAATATATAGTCTAATAAGGATAAAGTTTCCAAGCCGATCGAAACCCAATTATCTAATGCTGGAATATAATCATTTGATACAGGATCATCCTCACTGGGGAGTGGGTACTAGCAAAAACTTGCCTGGATGGactatatattatattcaatcCCATTTCCATGATTGTAAATAATGAATTAATGTGCCGTTATATAGTCAGTCCAGGCTGGCATAGAGTTTACAAGAGTGAGAAAggcaaaaaacaaaaggaaaggaaattaGCTGACAACAAACACACTGCCTTCAAATGATTCTGTTTGTGGTTAAACCAACAAAACATAGCTGGCAAGTACTTGATTATTACCACAATCTTTCCCTATAAAAACATTTGAATTCTGCTCCCATTTCAGTCAGGCTCAAAACACTCACTTGAATAGCCTCTCTCACTTTGTTCTTAAAGAGTTCTTGTTTAGCTGAGTTGGTTAGAAATGGCGGGTAGCAAAGAGGCCATGATTTTGATTGCCTACATCACGGTTCTTGCTGTTGTTGCGACGGGAGCCACAGCTGTGAATGAAGATCTAGGGGCGACTGCTCCGTCGCCAATGCAAAGTGCTGGAGTGGCTCTGGGTGTTCCTGCTGCTCTTGCTGCCGTAGCTTGTATGGTTGCATGGTTCTTTTGAATTTAGTTACTTTATGTTTCCCTTTTCACTTGGTGAATATCGTCCAagtgttcttcttctttcggAGTTTCGTTCTGTTGGTAGATTGCTTGAGTTTATTCCAAGCAACTGGTATTATGAACGGATTCATTGTTCTTTGAGGTAATTAAATGTTAATAAAATCTTGATTTATTCTCTTTGTTTATTCCACTCTCCACTgcaaaaaatatatgtttcaaGGTTAACAACTTTATAATTCTATTTATCTTCTGAAAATTGGAATGGTAAATCCCATGACATAGTATTAGAATAGCACTGATCTTAGTCATGGTGAGTTGCTCCATGGTCAAGACTATCATACAGGACAATATTTCCATGATAATGGTAACTTGATCTTTGAAATTATCTGAGGATTAAGAAGGTAAATATTCAAGGGTGACAGAGAAAAGTATTCACATATTACAGTTATGGAATGAAGGCACTAAAGACGAGCCAATTCAGGTAAACAAATAACTGCACAGTGGAgagcatgaaaatgaatggTCAAAAATTATGTTTGCTTTATGGAACCAAAAAGATCCTTGTAAGAACGCTTGGGAGCCTCAGTGCGAGAAACTATCTCCACAACTTTGAAAGATGATTCTGGATGGGCTAATGACTCAACAGCAACTTCTGCAACTTGATCACGGGATATGGTTCCTTCATAAAGAGTATCctaagaagagaaagaaaagctTATGTTAGGTTACAtgagaaaaagatgaaaaacagcagaaaacaaaataaaaatctctTGGTGTTAaaggtggcaaaatgaatCCAAACCCGaaaaccaattaaaaaaactGAACTTGAATCAAACCTGACCAGACCTGAACTAACCAAAAAGTCAAAGACCCATATTTGAACAATCTGAACCCAAGATCAATCCGGTCTAAAACCATACTAATTCAAACTTAAcattaaaaatgtaaaatttaattatcaatttcattttaacccGAACATGAGCTCAGCCTATTCCTGAAATGTTCCAAGTCTGAAAAAATTCCAAATCTGAAATTATCTAAACCCGTTGTGACCCGAACCACAAAAGGACCCAATCCAAACTAACTGTTTACCACCTCTACATGGTATACATCATTACCTCCGGCTCCATGACAACATTTCCTGTTGGCGGCTCATTTCTCAACCCACCAGGCCTTATTATCGTGTAGTCAATACCAGATTTCCTGATATACTGCTCAGCTTGAAGTTTTGCTATCAAGGTGAGTCCAAAAACATTGAGAAAGATGTAAGCTGGATTAAAAAGCTGTCCCATTGCTGCTCCATTGACTAAAATAGAGCTGATAAGAATGAATCTGTTAACACCAAGTTTTCGGCATGCTTCAACAAGGTTTACGGTGCCAAAGTTATCAACCTGCACAAGATAATTGATTGAATACTAAAAACTATGGAAGAGTGCCAATGAGAAATTGCAGTCATGCAACTTTAAGGCTATCAAGTAAAGAAGGgcatatgaattaaattataGCCTTTCAATGAAAAAAGGGGTCATATACTTGGGCTGCTTGTGGGAATTATCAAACTGCAAATTTAACATGACAGAATCATATGATATTATATAGTATAACAAATTTCACTAATGAGCACTAACTACATATCCAATATACATGAAAATTATCTTTGAGCAGAAGATCTACATCCTGTCTTCTAAATGCAGGCAGCATATTCAATACAAGATCATGCTAACAGAATACAAATAAATGGCTATTGGTAAATGGtattgcaaaaacaaatgataTCAACTCATTACTGTGCTGGAGACAATCTGGCTATGGGGTTAATTAGCATCAACATCTACAGGTTAGTAgttctaaaattaaaagatcATATGCACAATGTATATATAGTTATTCGTGTTGATCATAGTTATGGCCATATGATTATTCACCACAACGTTTAACAAACAAGAATTTGACAATAGGGCATAGTCATCAGTACAGCGTCATTATGCAGCTCCATTTCAAGGCTTCaaatttggaaaaagaaacataaaagaaagCAGCAGGAAAGGGCAATACCAACCCCATCCTCTGCTGAACCCCTTGGAAAATAGACAGCCAAATGTACCATCAAGATGCACCACCACATCTCAAAAGGGCACATCATATCGTCATAACCCCAGAATTTTCTGGAGAACACAAGAATCACGGGAAAAAAACACAATAGACATTGTTGATACATTATTCCTCTAGATTATcgtaaattaatttaatatcagGAAACAAAGAGTTGCAATATAAACGAAATAGCATAAATCTCAACTGGAATAGAAAGATTTAACCTTCCACGGAGCAAACAAGTCCCATCCTGGCCGAAATCCTGTAGCACATATCACAGCTTCTGAATCATCACCAATTGCTTCTACTAGCTTTGCAGAACCCTCCGTGACATCTGCTTTCACCTGCAAAACCGGATACTCACATTTCCAAAACCAAATAAACTCTATATAATGCACATAATGAACAGAAACAAATTACACAATCAGAGGACACTTTTACTTTGGAATTCTAACAAACGCCACCAAAATAATCTTAAACATAGATTTTATAGACACCCAATTGAACTTTCAGCGTGTAAGTTAAATTTCCACTTCAAGACCAGGAAAAGAACTAACAACTTGAAGAGCTGGGTTGTCCTTTGAAAGCAAATTTTTGGCCTTGTCCAAATCACGAACCCCAGCCTTGACAGCAAAACCCTTTGCAAGTAGCTGTTCAACAACCCGTTTCCCAGTACTTCCAGTAGCTCCAGccacaaatattttcttttttacattCGCATTTGTCTCACTACTTTCAGAAACCTCCTCTGTTATTTCACTTCCTTCCATCTAACAAAAACACAGACAAAGAGCAAGGAAtcaaattcaaacaaaaaataaaaacactaaaaagagagaaaaagaagagagctTGTTCTAAGGTAAGTGTTACCTTAGTGAAATTTAGGGGACTGGTTCTGCTGGTGGTGGTTAAGGAAACGGAAGGAAAAGTTTTGGTGAAGGAGAGAGAGCAAAGGTGGAGATGTGACAGAAGAGAGCTTCTGAGATGAAGAGTGGCCATACATAGGTTTGGTGAACTCAAAATTATAGAAAAGCCCACCCCCGCTACAAGTCTCCCTTCTTCTTCTGCTCGATTGGTGGAAAGTTCTAGTTCTGCCACGTGCCGGGTTATATTTTGTGTTCTCAGGATTTTTTTGTTCACATGGAGATAAGAGTAATCCATTTTTCATTATTCCACCTTTTCTTTACACTCCTACTTATttactctcttttttctttttaattaatacaaCTTAAACCTTTTGTTCTGTTCCCTCTCTCAAACTtgcttctcttcttttataaTCTTTCATTAGTTAGCTATATTGGTACATGAACAGCCAATTCGGAGAGATCACCCACCAATCGATGACGctaaagaagaataaaaagtgAACTACGCTGCCCATGTTGTAAATCAATATCTGGATGAAGGCTTGGTTTTGTTAGAAGGAAAGCCAGTTTTACATCCGcatattaataaaagataaacaaaaaataaggtTTAAAAGGTGATCCTAGTAAGTTCACAGTCATGAGTAACTAAACTAAGCTGGTCCAACTTCCGAGCAGTACTTGACTTTGTATAAACAAATGGGCTAAGTTCGACAAGCCTTTTGAAGAGATGAAAATACATCAAAACTTGCATGTGAAAAGAATTGATTGAGGAAAAGAGAGCAAGATCCATCCCCACAATGCCGCAGCCAGATTGCATGACACAAAGCAGCTCCGTAACTTGCTTGGTTTGGTGAATCCAGGTCTTCTCTTACATTTCATACTATCATATGCACCGTGTCGCCAGCTATCATCAATATATTATCATCTTGTAGTTTCTGACAATTGTGAAAAAGTGGCTGTTACTACAGAGTCTTCATATATTTTGGCAAGTTGGAATAAAAAACATGTAAACTTCTGGTGTGACCCACATGTGGATATGAGCTTCAAAGTGTTGTACCAACTAAGAATTAAGGGGGGGAAAAACAAGTATCATTCATATTTAGAATATGAAAACTTCATATCAATATTCCCATCCACAACCATTTATCCATATTACCTCTAATAATGACTTGATCTCTGCACTTGAATAACGGACATCTGCTCTGGTGTTGACAACATCCTCTACTTCTGCAATAGATATAGTATCCTTGTGATTCGCACGCATATGCTGACCAAATATAGTTTTAAATGCTTCTATTCTGCAATCCATCAACAAGGAGATACATATAAGAATTTATGTGAACCATTGAACAATAAAGTAGAGCTGACTTTGGGTAATTCATAATTGAAGCATTTGTTAGGACTCAGACCTTTCAACTGAGTCAGTGGCAGTGGGCTGCTGGGCTGTTGGAGGATCATCTACTTCCATAGCATCTGTAGTTGGGCTAATTAAAGCAAAAGAAGAGAAGGTCAACCACATGAGTACAAATTTTGATCCGATACTAATTTTCTGCTGAAGTTTATAAGAACTAAAGCAAGTATCTGAATTATAAAGATAATTTGATTGCTTATAAGCaatatttatttgtaaaactATAAGCAACTTGAATTTGTAAAACCcacagctttttttttttaaggctTATTGCATGCTCACCCTTGACGATCAGCTCTCCGAGTTCTCACTTCTTCTCTCTGTCGTTCTTGTTCACGCTCCTCCATATCTGACAATTCTTTATGATAAATAGCAAAATTTAGAACTTTCAGAGCAGCTTCAACATCAATTTTTGTAACCTGCCATGATGAATCATCATGCAATAGAAGTATTAATAAGATTCATACCCAAATGTGTATAGAAGGAAATATAATGGAGCAGCCACAAGCAAGGGCCAAACATGCAATTCAAATAGACATATAAACATGAAATCAACATATAGTTTTGGTCACAGTTGATCCTAcagattaaaatttaaatttaaagagCAATAAAAGCaagttttgaaaagaaaaaaagaagttacAATGAACAGGCTGAGGTCCCAAATACTATAACATTACAGGAAatggcttttctttttttcaggAAATAAGATACCTTTCTgcttaacttcaattttgcatGAGCAGTTGACAGACGAATTATGGTTTCCAAGGTTCTAGCCGTGATTGGAAGGGTTCCACCAGTCTACAAGTACCAATCAGAGTATTAGAATTACCAATTGAGGTAAGTATATCAAGGTGTTTGTTGGTAGATTGCAAAAGCAAACCTTTGCATTTGAACTGGCATTTCTGAGCTCTGCATAAGCTGTTGCAATGTGTTCTGAAGCCTACAGATTAGAATATTTTAGGGTAAGCCCAGGATAAGTATATTACAGATGGTTGGGGAG
It includes:
- the LOC18596523 gene encoding uncharacterized protein At2g34460, chloroplastic isoform X2; amino-acid sequence: MDYSYLHVNKKILRTQNITRHVAELELSTNRAEEEGRLVAGVGFSIILSSPNLCMATLHLRSSLLSHLHLCSLSFTKTFPSVSLTTTSRTSPLNFTKMEGSEITEEVSESSETNANVKKKIFVAGATGSTGKRVVEQLLAKGFAVKAGVRDLDKAKNLLSKDNPALQVKADVTEGSAKLVEAIGDDSEAVICATGFRPGWDLFAPWKVDNFGTVNLVEACRKLGVNRFILISSILVNGAAMGQLFNPAYIFLNVFGLTLIAKLQAEQYIRKSGIDYTIIRPGGLRNEPPTGNVVMEPEDTLYEGTISRDQVAEVAVESLAHPESSFKVVEIVSRTEAPKRSYKDLFGSIKQT
- the LOC18596523 gene encoding uncharacterized protein At2g34460, chloroplastic isoform X1 yields the protein MDYSYLHVNKKILRTQNITRHVAELELSTNRAEEEGRLVAGVGFSIILSSPNLCMATLHLRSSLLSHLHLCSLSFTKTFPSVSLTTTSRTSPLNFTKMEGSEITEEVSESSETNANVKKKIFVAGATGSTGKRVVEQLLAKGFAVKAGVRDLDKAKNLLSKDNPALQVVKADVTEGSAKLVEAIGDDSEAVICATGFRPGWDLFAPWKVDNFGTVNLVEACRKLGVNRFILISSILVNGAAMGQLFNPAYIFLNVFGLTLIAKLQAEQYIRKSGIDYTIIRPGGLRNEPPTGNVVMEPEDTLYEGTISRDQVAEVAVESLAHPESSFKVVEIVSRTEAPKRSYKDLFGSIKQT